In one Corallococcus sp. EGB genomic region, the following are encoded:
- a CDS encoding bifunctional 2-polyprenyl-6-hydroxyphenol methylase/3-demethylubiquinol 3-O-methyltransferase UbiG: MAGNDSRGRTPLSLVGQEPDLVFYTRQASELGGPVLVLGAANGRVPWALAGHGFTTVGVDPSEAMIRSAEERRASEAPDVSERTRLIAADPRALRLPEQFPLVLAPQHALGLMAGRDDLEAFLATVRHHLAPGGTFIYDVLNAPREPVLPRDDDEPGSAVEPRRPLFALHLRERRTAGGPSPIRRLKLRHFLPEELENALVASGLTLRERYGRFDGKPFDLEDLRQIGVAGT, encoded by the coding sequence ATGGCTGGGAACGACTCACGCGGCCGCACCCCGTTGTCCCTGGTGGGACAGGAGCCGGACCTCGTCTTCTACACACGGCAGGCCTCGGAGCTCGGCGGGCCCGTGCTCGTGCTGGGCGCGGCCAATGGCCGGGTGCCCTGGGCGCTCGCGGGCCACGGCTTCACCACCGTGGGGGTGGATCCCTCCGAGGCGATGATCCGCTCCGCCGAGGAGCGCCGCGCCTCCGAGGCCCCGGACGTCTCCGAGCGCACGCGCCTCATCGCCGCGGATCCGCGCGCGCTGCGGCTGCCGGAGCAGTTCCCCCTGGTGCTCGCCCCACAGCACGCGCTGGGCCTGATGGCCGGCCGCGATGACCTGGAGGCGTTCCTCGCCACCGTGCGCCACCACCTGGCTCCGGGCGGAACGTTCATCTACGACGTGCTCAACGCCCCGCGCGAGCCCGTGCTGCCTCGCGATGACGACGAGCCCGGCTCCGCGGTGGAGCCCCGCCGCCCCCTCTTCGCCCTGCACCTGCGCGAGCGGCGCACCGCGGGAGGTCCCAGCCCCATCCGCCGCCTCAAGCTGCGCCACTTCCTCCCCGAGGAGCTGGAGAACGCCCTCGTCGCCAGCGGCCTCACGCTGCGCGAGCGCTACGGCCGCTTCGACGGCAAGCCCTTCGACCTGGAGGACCTGCGCCAGATTGGCGTCGCCGGGACGTGA
- a CDS encoding c-type cytochrome, with protein sequence MRRQGWAALCAVTTLVLSGCKEREVAGTWSNASGSVALSRDDSLLYVVDSDNGILAVVDTERREKVSEVRVGPRPERVTVGPDDTVYVTNRGGRSVSVIRKGEAVEAARIPVGVEPTGLTVSPDGRTLYVVNSATRESAARGSLTAIDTDSLTARWELPLGEEPRGIALLEDGRKAAVTLFRQGDVMTVDLSNADQPRVMRDGTDLLAKANRPLAAGAIGARSNSDAPLPPSSQAGPRSFRSRGMVDLLGAPDGRRLFAPVLWSREDPLGGPVDGSDPALGDSMYGGGTPCGAAAGGGVVAAGLITFDAEGESPRPVVDDLDECRPPPEEKPDYPTSLIASPSFTKSLQGPAAAVVDPTGAWLFLVNQGSNNVAVVPSWRRSGSDLESTLSPVRQLVDVGAGPNGIALTRDGRKAYVYNAFDHTVSTLVSSGNELGGIREEGQRLAIAGDTLSPMAAAGRRMFFSAVDERMTRPSVAVSCASCHLEGREDGHVWGFPDGPRQTPSLAGRMTTATAPFHWSGEFSALGDFMSATVKDRMGGQELDTDTVAKLGAFIDAIPAPDNAFKGEPLTAQQAHGAALFAQAKCDTCHSGAAFTNNTNVDVGTFVRSGVLQDAVAVIRSGLNTPSLLGVGRTAPYLHDGSAPTLKARLMKGRETNLHGMTSTLSDADMDDLVAYLETL encoded by the coding sequence ATGCGACGGCAGGGATGGGCCGCGCTGTGCGCGGTGACGACGCTGGTGCTGTCGGGTTGCAAGGAGCGCGAGGTGGCGGGCACCTGGAGCAACGCCTCCGGATCCGTGGCGCTCAGCCGGGATGACTCGCTGCTCTACGTGGTGGACTCGGACAACGGCATCCTCGCCGTGGTGGACACCGAGCGCCGGGAGAAGGTGTCCGAGGTGCGGGTGGGCCCGCGTCCGGAGCGCGTGACGGTGGGCCCGGACGACACCGTGTACGTGACGAACCGGGGCGGACGCAGCGTGTCCGTCATCCGCAAGGGAGAAGCGGTGGAGGCCGCGCGCATCCCGGTGGGCGTGGAGCCCACGGGGCTCACGGTGTCGCCGGACGGCCGCACGCTGTACGTGGTGAACAGCGCCACGCGTGAGTCCGCCGCGCGGGGCAGCCTCACCGCCATCGACACGGACTCGCTCACCGCGCGCTGGGAGCTGCCGCTGGGCGAGGAGCCGCGCGGCATCGCGCTCCTGGAGGACGGCCGCAAGGCGGCGGTGACGCTGTTCCGCCAGGGCGACGTGATGACGGTGGACCTGTCCAACGCGGACCAGCCCCGGGTGATGCGCGACGGCACGGACCTGCTCGCGAAGGCCAACCGGCCGTTGGCCGCGGGAGCCATCGGGGCTCGCTCGAACTCCGATGCGCCGCTGCCCCCGTCTTCCCAGGCGGGTCCGCGCTCCTTCCGGTCGCGCGGCATGGTGGACCTGTTGGGCGCTCCGGACGGACGGCGCCTCTTCGCGCCGGTGCTGTGGTCGCGCGAGGACCCCCTGGGCGGGCCCGTGGACGGCAGCGATCCGGCGCTGGGGGACTCCATGTACGGCGGCGGGACGCCGTGCGGCGCGGCGGCGGGCGGCGGCGTGGTGGCCGCGGGCCTCATCACCTTCGACGCGGAGGGCGAATCGCCCCGGCCGGTGGTGGACGACCTGGACGAGTGCAGGCCGCCGCCGGAGGAGAAGCCGGACTATCCCACGTCGCTCATCGCGAGCCCGTCGTTCACGAAGTCCCTGCAGGGGCCGGCGGCGGCGGTGGTGGACCCCACGGGCGCGTGGCTGTTCCTGGTGAACCAGGGCTCGAACAACGTGGCCGTCGTGCCCTCGTGGCGCCGCTCCGGTTCGGACCTGGAGAGCACGTTGAGCCCGGTGCGCCAGCTGGTGGACGTGGGCGCGGGGCCCAACGGCATCGCGCTCACGCGAGACGGGCGCAAGGCGTACGTCTACAACGCGTTCGACCACACGGTGAGCACGCTGGTGTCCTCCGGGAACGAGCTGGGCGGCATCCGCGAGGAGGGCCAGCGCCTGGCCATCGCGGGCGACACGCTGTCGCCCATGGCGGCGGCGGGCCGGCGGATGTTCTTCAGCGCGGTGGATGAGCGGATGACCCGCCCTTCCGTGGCGGTGTCCTGCGCGTCGTGCCACCTGGAGGGCCGCGAGGACGGCCACGTGTGGGGCTTCCCGGACGGGCCGCGCCAGACGCCCAGCCTGGCGGGGCGCATGACGACGGCCACGGCGCCCTTCCACTGGAGCGGCGAGTTCTCCGCGCTGGGGGACTTCATGAGCGCCACGGTGAAGGACCGCATGGGCGGCCAGGAGCTGGACACGGACACGGTGGCGAAGCTGGGCGCGTTCATCGACGCCATCCCCGCGCCGGACAACGCGTTCAAGGGCGAGCCGCTGACGGCGCAGCAGGCGCACGGGGCCGCGCTCTTCGCGCAGGCGAAGTGCGACACGTGCCACTCGGGCGCGGCGTTCACGAACAACACCAACGTGGACGTGGGCACGTTCGTGCGCTCGGGTGTGCTGCAGGACGCGGTGGCGGTCATCCGCTCGGGGCTCAACACGCCGTCGCTCCTGGGCGTGGGCCGCACCGCGCCGTACCTGCATGACGGCAGCGCCCCCACGCTCAAGGCCCGCCTGATGAAGGGCCGCGAGACGAACCTGCACGGCATGACGTCGACGCTGTCCGACGCGGACATGGACGACCTGGTCGCGTACCTGGAGACGCTGTAG
- a CDS encoding cell wall metabolism sensor histidine kinase WalK: protein MTRPAPVILSFRRTFALLILLVVLPSAGLSGFGVVAIINERAAVEKRLESAWRGTLADLSAEVPRALNSGRLVQGGDRLAFLLPDDQELSDPEGTFHVENGLVRTKDPQLAEALAALVPEAASLPTVPTVFSLATSGRAVMVAAERQGATVRGVRLSNAALDALLADKAQVRATSEPVRFTLLPVPRDTSGEGGLVNRLMSEVAQARQNALGPPVLAERVLSAPLQDFRLVVLPTGEDPVASASTRNRAVYGVLLGLFYLTLTFGVGYTARVLYREARLSRMKTDFVSLVSHELRTPLTSIRMFIETLALGRLKDPAQTQEVLNLLTKETERLSDLIERVLDWARIESGRKVYQRESLPVTDVVDAAVAAFRTQRHGDGMEFTVVVDDGLPEVDVDRVAVAGALLNLLQNAYKYSGPTNRRIALRAWREGGHVNLSVEDNGVGIARKDRKRIFERFYRVDNLLTRKTEGSGLGLAISKRIVDAHGGRITVRSEPGQGSCFTIQLPVGRA from the coding sequence GTGACCCGTCCCGCGCCCGTCATCCTCAGCTTCCGGCGCACGTTCGCGCTGCTCATCCTGCTGGTCGTGCTCCCCTCGGCCGGCCTGTCGGGCTTCGGCGTCGTGGCCATCATCAACGAGCGCGCCGCGGTGGAGAAACGCCTGGAGTCCGCGTGGCGGGGGACGCTGGCGGACCTGTCCGCGGAGGTGCCGCGCGCGCTCAACAGCGGGCGCCTGGTGCAGGGGGGCGACCGGCTGGCGTTCCTCCTGCCGGACGACCAGGAGCTGTCCGACCCCGAGGGCACCTTCCACGTGGAGAACGGCCTGGTGCGCACGAAGGACCCGCAGCTGGCGGAGGCCCTGGCGGCGCTGGTGCCGGAGGCCGCTTCGCTGCCCACGGTGCCCACCGTCTTCTCGCTCGCCACCAGCGGCCGCGCGGTGATGGTGGCCGCCGAGCGCCAGGGCGCCACCGTGCGGGGCGTGCGCCTGTCGAACGCGGCGCTGGACGCGCTCCTGGCGGACAAGGCGCAGGTGCGGGCCACGTCGGAGCCCGTGCGCTTCACGCTGCTGCCCGTGCCGCGCGATACGTCCGGTGAAGGCGGGCTCGTCAACCGGCTGATGTCGGAGGTGGCCCAGGCGCGGCAGAACGCGCTGGGGCCGCCGGTGCTCGCGGAGCGGGTGCTGTCCGCGCCGCTGCAGGACTTCCGCCTGGTGGTGCTGCCCACGGGCGAGGACCCCGTGGCGAGCGCCTCCACGCGCAACCGCGCCGTGTACGGCGTGCTGCTGGGCCTGTTCTACCTGACGCTCACCTTCGGCGTGGGCTACACCGCGCGAGTGCTCTACCGCGAGGCGCGCCTGTCGCGCATGAAGACGGACTTCGTGTCGCTGGTGAGCCATGAACTGCGCACGCCGCTCACCTCCATCCGCATGTTCATCGAGACGCTGGCCCTGGGCCGGCTGAAGGACCCGGCGCAGACGCAGGAGGTGCTCAACCTGCTCACGAAGGAGACCGAGCGGCTGTCGGACCTCATCGAGCGGGTGCTGGACTGGGCGCGCATCGAGAGCGGCCGCAAGGTGTACCAGCGCGAGTCCCTGCCGGTGACGGACGTGGTGGACGCGGCGGTGGCGGCCTTCCGCACGCAGCGTCACGGCGACGGCATGGAGTTCACCGTGGTGGTGGATGACGGGCTGCCCGAAGTGGACGTGGACCGCGTCGCGGTGGCGGGCGCGCTGCTCAACCTGTTGCAGAATGCCTACAAGTACAGTGGGCCCACGAACCGCAGGATCGCCCTCCGGGCATGGAGAGAGGGCGGCCACGTGAATCTGTCGGTGGAGGACAACGGGGTGGGAATCGCCAGGAAGGACCGGAAGCGCATCTTCGAGCGCTTCTACAGGGTGGACAACCTGCTCACGCGCAAGACGGAGGGCAGCGGCCTGGGGCTCGCCATCAGCAAGCGCATCGTGGACGCGCACGGCGGCCGCATCACCGTGAGGAGCGAGCCCGGCCAGGGCAGCTGCTTCACCATCCAGCTGCCGGTGGGCCGCGCATGA
- a CDS encoding DUF3332 domain-containing protein, which yields MRSSRWLGVLCAGVLMMHATGCFGSFKLTQKIWQFNKGVSGNKFVQWLVFLVFVIIPVYEIGALVDSLVVNSIEFWSGSNPVGSVEGEDPNTRIVKLSPTDTLKMTRDPESGVMRLELQREGKEPVVRYFEPLEDGMVARDDAGALLIRAQGQADGAVKVTDARGSTVTVHARDAVDTARQLFQDGGAPALAQFATHQGEFSQGMASLDACTP from the coding sequence ATGCGTTCGTCCCGTTGGCTTGGCGTGCTGTGCGCGGGTGTTCTGATGATGCACGCCACGGGCTGCTTCGGCTCGTTCAAGCTCACGCAGAAGATCTGGCAGTTCAACAAGGGCGTCTCCGGAAACAAGTTCGTCCAGTGGCTGGTGTTCCTCGTCTTCGTCATCATCCCCGTCTATGAAATCGGCGCGCTGGTGGACTCGCTCGTCGTCAACAGCATTGAGTTCTGGAGCGGGAGCAACCCGGTGGGCAGCGTGGAGGGCGAAGACCCGAACACGCGCATCGTGAAGCTCAGCCCCACGGACACGCTGAAGATGACCCGCGACCCGGAGTCCGGCGTCATGCGTCTGGAGTTGCAGCGCGAGGGCAAGGAGCCCGTGGTGCGCTACTTCGAGCCGCTGGAGGATGGCATGGTCGCGCGCGACGACGCGGGCGCCCTGCTCATCCGTGCCCAGGGCCAGGCGGACGGCGCGGTGAAGGTGACGGACGCCCGCGGCTCCACCGTGACGGTGCACGCGCGGGACGCGGTGGACACCGCGCGCCAGCTCTTCCAGGACGGCGGCGCTCCGGCGCTCGCGCAGTTCGCCACGCACCAGGGAGAGTTCTCCCAG
- a CDS encoding sigma 54-interacting transcriptional regulator: protein MPPVPPAPIPTHTVVAARAQGERLSAQRFHLVLLDTERAGTVYPLATEDLRVGKSTDNDVVIDHPTVSRNHLVVRRQGDRFLVQDLGSTNGTFLDGAQVREAYLRPGALLEVGDVRLRFSPQMAPVQVEPTAEDRLGDLVGRSVPMRQIFALLQRIAPTDSTVLLVGETGSGKGAGAKAIHKLSPRAAGPLVVFDCASVSDSLIESELFGHEKGAFTGAVGQRIGCLERAHGGTLFLDEIDDLALDLQPKLLRAIEDREFRRLGSSTPISFDARIVVASKKDLWAETQAGRFREDLYFRLSVFTVNLPPLRDRKEDIPLLVDAFAGEGLWPRLPEKIQEQFLGHTWPGNVRELRNALERARHMVDIPGLAGDNLLREFTRDVPAPAGDFLPVEFTGPFKVCKDELIRAFEREYLTRLLGRARGNIARAAREAELDRKHLYSLLHKYGLVQSESD, encoded by the coding sequence ATGCCCCCCGTGCCTCCCGCCCCCATTCCCACGCACACCGTCGTCGCCGCACGGGCGCAGGGAGAACGGCTGTCCGCGCAGCGCTTCCACCTGGTGCTGCTGGATACCGAACGCGCCGGCACCGTGTACCCGCTCGCGACGGAGGACCTGCGCGTCGGCAAGTCCACCGACAACGACGTCGTCATCGACCACCCGACCGTCAGCCGCAACCACCTGGTGGTGCGCCGCCAGGGTGACCGGTTCCTCGTGCAGGACCTGGGCTCCACCAACGGCACGTTCCTCGACGGCGCCCAGGTGCGAGAGGCCTACCTGCGCCCCGGCGCCCTCCTGGAAGTGGGCGACGTGCGCCTGCGCTTCAGCCCGCAGATGGCGCCCGTGCAGGTGGAGCCCACCGCGGAGGACCGGCTGGGCGACCTCGTGGGCCGCAGCGTGCCCATGCGGCAGATCTTCGCGCTCCTGCAGCGCATCGCCCCCACGGACTCCACCGTGCTGCTGGTGGGCGAGACGGGCTCTGGCAAGGGCGCGGGCGCCAAGGCCATCCACAAGTTGAGCCCCCGCGCCGCCGGGCCCCTGGTCGTCTTCGACTGCGCGAGCGTGTCCGACTCGCTCATCGAGTCCGAGCTGTTCGGTCACGAGAAGGGCGCCTTCACCGGCGCGGTGGGCCAGCGCATCGGCTGTCTGGAGCGAGCCCACGGCGGCACCCTCTTCCTGGACGAAATCGACGACCTCGCCCTGGACCTGCAGCCCAAGCTCTTGCGCGCCATCGAGGACCGCGAGTTCCGCCGCCTGGGCTCCTCGACGCCCATCTCCTTCGACGCGCGCATCGTCGTGGCCAGCAAGAAGGACCTCTGGGCGGAGACGCAGGCGGGCCGCTTCCGCGAGGACCTCTACTTCCGCCTGTCTGTCTTCACCGTCAACCTGCCGCCCTTGCGCGACCGCAAGGAGGACATCCCGCTGCTCGTGGATGCGTTCGCGGGCGAAGGCCTGTGGCCCCGGCTGCCGGAGAAGATCCAGGAGCAGTTCCTGGGACACACGTGGCCGGGCAACGTGCGCGAGCTGCGCAACGCCCTGGAGCGCGCGCGGCACATGGTGGACATCCCGGGCCTCGCGGGAGACAACCTCCTGCGCGAGTTCACCCGCGACGTGCCCGCGCCCGCCGGCGACTTCCTGCCGGTGGAGTTCACCGGGCCGTTCAAAGTGTGCAAGGACGAACTCATACGTGCCTTCGAGCGCGAGTACCTCACGCGACTTTTGGGCCGTGCCCGCGGCAACATCGCCCGCGCCGCCAGAGAGGCGGAGCTGGACCGCAAGCATCTCTATTCGCTGCTGCACAAGTACGGACTGGTCCAGAGCGAGTCTGATTGA
- a CDS encoding response regulator transcription factor gives MSTSVPSEEKPQRILVVEDDLSILTGVSMNLRFEGYEVLQAQDGRTGLAKALDEAPDLLVLDLMLPELNGYEVIRELRQRGRDTPVVVLSARGQEADKILGLNLGADDYVVKPFGLQELLARIKAVLRRRFGATGTTQPPVTFGDVKVDLAQRTVARDGQPVELTAQEFKLLAHFLAHPGRTFTREELLSGAWGYHYEGSARTVDNFMRQLRLKFEADPEAPRHFLTVRGLGYRFER, from the coding sequence ATGAGCACGTCCGTCCCTTCCGAGGAGAAGCCCCAGCGCATCCTGGTCGTGGAGGACGACCTGTCCATCCTCACCGGCGTGTCCATGAACCTGCGCTTCGAGGGCTACGAGGTCCTCCAGGCCCAGGATGGCCGCACGGGCCTGGCCAAGGCGCTGGACGAGGCGCCGGACCTGCTGGTGCTGGACCTGATGCTGCCGGAGCTGAACGGCTACGAGGTCATCCGCGAGCTGCGCCAGCGCGGCCGGGACACGCCCGTGGTGGTGCTCTCCGCGCGGGGCCAGGAGGCGGACAAGATATTGGGCCTCAACCTGGGCGCGGACGACTACGTGGTGAAGCCCTTCGGCCTCCAGGAGCTGCTCGCGCGCATCAAGGCGGTGCTGCGCCGGAGGTTCGGGGCCACGGGCACCACGCAGCCGCCGGTGACGTTCGGGGACGTGAAGGTGGACCTGGCGCAGCGCACGGTGGCTCGCGACGGGCAGCCGGTGGAGTTGACGGCGCAGGAGTTCAAGCTGCTGGCGCACTTCCTCGCGCACCCGGGCCGCACCTTCACCCGCGAGGAGCTGTTGTCCGGCGCGTGGGGCTACCACTACGAGGGCAGCGCTCGCACGGTGGACAACTTCATGCGCCAGCTGCGGCTGAAGTTCGAGGCCGACCCGGAAGCGCCCCGGCACTTCCTCACGGTGCGCGGCCTGGGCTACCGCTTCGAGCGCTGA